The Pandoraea vervacti DNA window CGTCTCGCGTCGAACGCCCGCTTTCGTCAGCGAATGACTGGCGCTAACTTGCCGACATGCCGCTATGACGCAGCAGCGCATCGACCTGCGGCGCGCGACCGCGGAATGCGATGAACGATTCCATGGCTTCGCGGCTACCGCCCACCGCAAGAATTTCATCACGGTAACGTGCGCCTGTTGCCGTATCGAGAACGGATCCGCTTACCTTGGCTGCCTCTTCGAACGCGGCGTACGCGTCTGCGGACAGCACTTCAGCCCATTTGTAGCTGTAATAGCCTGCTGCGTAGCCGCCAGCGAAGATATGGCTGAACGTATTGGGCCAACGCGAAAACTCCGCCTGCGGGGTGACGTGCAGACGATCGTTGATGCGACGCGACACCTCCAGTACGGACTCCTTGCCGCGCGGGTCGAAGTCGTAATGCAGATGCATGTCGAAGTCGGAGAAAACCAACTGACGCAACATCATCAGGCCGCTTTGGAAATTGCGGGCAGCCACCATTTTGTCGAACAGGGCGCGTGGCAGTGTGGCGCCGGTATCGACGTGTGCCGTCATGTGTTCGAGTACATCCCATTCCCAGCAGAAGTTTTCCATGAACTGCGACGGCAATTCGACAGCGTCCCACTCGACGCCATTGATCCCCGCGACGCCAGCATCTTCGACCTGAGTCAACATGTGGTGCAGGCCGTGGCCGAATTCGTGGAACAACGTGATGACATCATCATGCGGCAGCAATGCTGGCTTGTTACCCACCGGCGCCGGGAAGTTGCAGACAAGATAGGCCACCGGCGTTTGCAGCTTGCCGTCATGAAGACGCTTGCGCGTGCGCGCGCTGTCCATCCATGCACCCCCGCGTTTGCCTTCCCGCGCGAACAGATCCATATAGAACTGCGCCACCAGTTCGCCGTCGCGCTCAATACGGAAGAAGCGCACGTCCGGATGCCAGGTTTCTGCTTCTTGCGGTTCAATCGTGACGCCGAACAATGTCCCTGCCACGCGGAACAGACCTTCCAGCACCTTGGGCAGCGGGAAATACTGGCGAACTTCCGTTTCCGAAAATGCATATCGTTGCTGGCGCAGCTTTTCGGAAGCGTAGGCCGTATCCCACGGTTGCAGTGTCTCGATGCCAAGCGATTTGGCTGCGAAGGCCTGGAGCTCTTCCCAGTCTTTCTCGGCGTACGGACGCGCACGGCGGGCTAAGTCCTCTAGGAACTCAAGGACCTGTGCCGGTGATTCAGCCATTTTGGGTTCAAGCGATACTTCCGCGTAGTTCTTGAAACCGAGCATCTGGGCTTCTTCACGACGCAGTGCCAACTGCTCTACGACGATCTCGGTGTTGTCCCATCCGGGATCGCCATCACCGAATTCAGGGCCCAACTCCGAGGCGCGCGTGACGTTGGCGCGATAAAGCTTCTCGCGAAGCGCTCGATTATCGGCGTATTGAAGGACCGGGAAATACGAGGGGAAATGCAGCGTGAATTTCCAGCCCTCGACGCCGTCGCGTTCGGCCGCCGCGCGGGCTGCGGCCTTGTCGTCCTCAGGAAGTCCGGCAATCTCCTGCTCGTCCGTTACGACGAGTGAGAACTTGTTGGTCGCGTCGAGAACGTGGTCGGAGAAATTCTTGGCGAGGCTCGCCTGTTCCTCCTGAATCTCGGCGAATCGCGGTTTCTTGTCCTCGGGCAGTTCTGCACCACCCAGGCGGAATCCGCGCATTTCGTTGTCGAGGATTTTCTTGCGTGCGGCCGAAAGTCCGGCAAATTCCGGTCCGGCGGCAATCGCCTTGTACTTGTCGAAGAGCGCCAGGTTTTGCCCGACGCTTGCCGAAAACTCGGTGACTCGCGGCAGATTTTCACTGTAGGCGGCACGCAGCGCTGGGGTGTCTGCGACGGCGTTCAGATGTCCAATAATCTCCCATGCGCGCCCGAGGCCTTCGGTGCCGTCTTCCACGGCGTCAAGAATATTGGCCCAGGTTGCCGGCGTGGCCGGGTCCGCTGCTCGGTCCACCGCTGCGCGCGCTTGCTCCAGCAAGACGTCAATGGCTGGCGTCACGTGCTCGGGGCGGATGTCGGCAAAGCGGGGGAGTCCTTCGATGTCGAGAAGAGGATTGGTTTGCGGCGTATTCATGCGTTCGTTATCCACTTGAAGGGGCTTACGAAGAGTGTGGGGGCAACCTGTGGATTTTTCCAGTCGTTTTTTTCAACTGGAACGATGGGTTGCTGCGATGACGGAAACGCGGCACTGCCTTATCGCAAAAGGCATTCGCCGACATCATGTGGCCATGTCTGGGCGACGGCGCGATGTTT harbors:
- a CDS encoding M3 family metallopeptidase, whose protein sequence is MNTPQTNPLLDIEGLPRFADIRPEHVTPAIDVLLEQARAAVDRAADPATPATWANILDAVEDGTEGLGRAWEIIGHLNAVADTPALRAAYSENLPRVTEFSASVGQNLALFDKYKAIAAGPEFAGLSAARKKILDNEMRGFRLGGAELPEDKKPRFAEIQEEQASLAKNFSDHVLDATNKFSLVVTDEQEIAGLPEDDKAAARAAAERDGVEGWKFTLHFPSYFPVLQYADNRALREKLYRANVTRASELGPEFGDGDPGWDNTEIVVEQLALRREEAQMLGFKNYAEVSLEPKMAESPAQVLEFLEDLARRARPYAEKDWEELQAFAAKSLGIETLQPWDTAYASEKLRQQRYAFSETEVRQYFPLPKVLEGLFRVAGTLFGVTIEPQEAETWHPDVRFFRIERDGELVAQFYMDLFAREGKRGGAWMDSARTRKRLHDGKLQTPVAYLVCNFPAPVGNKPALLPHDDVITLFHEFGHGLHHMLTQVEDAGVAGINGVEWDAVELPSQFMENFCWEWDVLEHMTAHVDTGATLPRALFDKMVAARNFQSGLMMLRQLVFSDFDMHLHYDFDPRGKESVLEVSRRINDRLHVTPQAEFSRWPNTFSHIFAGGYAAGYYSYKWAEVLSADAYAAFEEAAKVSGSVLDTATGARYRDEILAVGGSREAMESFIAFRGRAPQVDALLRHSGMSAS